The following proteins are co-located in the Synechococcus sp. PROS-U-1 genome:
- a CDS encoding RibD family protein, with protein sequence MPQRPTVQRPSVRLVLAISLDGRLAPPEGGAAQLGGKGDRRALEQALVWADACLIGAGTLRAHQCTCLIRNPELLEQRRRDGRPEQPAAVVVSRSPDFSQDWLFFQQPLRRWLLAPAPVEAGFERWIPLGDSWLQRLEALGSAGMERLVLLGGAHLVADLLSADCVDALQLTLVPKLLGGANTWLPSTFDASTECLAERDAWCSEGAEPLGDGEWLLRYRRKRVGIG encoded by the coding sequence ATGCCCCAACGTCCCACGGTTCAACGCCCCTCAGTGAGGTTGGTGCTGGCCATCAGCCTTGATGGCCGTTTGGCGCCGCCTGAAGGTGGTGCGGCCCAATTGGGAGGAAAGGGAGACCGGCGCGCCTTGGAGCAGGCCCTCGTCTGGGCGGATGCCTGTTTGATCGGTGCTGGGACCTTGCGGGCCCATCAGTGCACCTGCCTGATCCGCAACCCTGAGCTGTTGGAGCAACGCCGGAGGGACGGCCGCCCTGAGCAGCCGGCCGCTGTGGTGGTGAGCCGATCGCCTGACTTCTCTCAGGATTGGCTGTTTTTTCAACAACCGCTGCGGCGGTGGTTGTTGGCTCCGGCTCCGGTGGAGGCTGGATTTGAACGTTGGATCCCCCTGGGGGACTCCTGGCTCCAGCGATTGGAGGCCCTTGGCTCGGCGGGCATGGAACGGTTGGTGCTGCTTGGTGGGGCTCACCTGGTGGCGGATCTGTTGTCGGCAGACTGCGTTGATGCCCTGCAGCTCACCCTCGTGCCGAAGTTGCTGGGAGGTGCCAACACCTGGTTGCCATCAACCTTTGATGCCTCGACGGAGTGTTTGGCAGAACGAGATGCCTGGTGTTCGGAAGGGGCGGAACCTCTGGGAGATGGAGAGTGGTTGCTGCGTTACCGAAGGAAGCGCGTCGGCATCGGTTGA
- a CDS encoding 6-carboxytetrahydropterin synthase, translated as MTEMKSPARHGQGRGCVITRRACFSASHRYWLPELSADDNAARFGPCALAPGHGHNYELIVSMAGGLDADGMVLNLSEVKHAIRNEVTGQLDFRFLNEAWPEFDVSGPSGCLPTTEALVRVIWQRLSPHLPITALRLYEQPGLWADYLGHPMDAFLTIRTHFAAAHRLARPELSQEENEAIYGKCARPHGHGHNYLVDVTVRGEIDPRTGMVCDLSALQRLVDDLVVEPFDHTFLNKDVPFFEECVPTAENIALHIADRLSSPIKAIGASLHKVRLQESPNNAAEVYAEAPQLEMSPAALDAVAAV; from the coding sequence ATGACTGAAATGAAGTCACCAGCACGGCACGGCCAAGGTCGTGGTTGTGTCATCACCCGGAGGGCCTGTTTCAGTGCCAGCCATCGCTATTGGCTGCCCGAACTATCCGCCGATGACAACGCTGCCCGTTTCGGGCCCTGCGCGTTGGCTCCTGGCCATGGCCATAACTACGAGCTGATCGTGTCCATGGCCGGTGGTCTGGATGCTGACGGCATGGTGCTCAACCTCTCGGAGGTAAAGCACGCCATCCGTAACGAGGTCACTGGCCAGCTCGACTTCCGCTTCCTCAATGAGGCCTGGCCGGAATTCGATGTGTCTGGTCCTTCCGGCTGCCTTCCCACCACTGAGGCCCTGGTGCGAGTGATCTGGCAGCGCCTCAGCCCGCATCTGCCGATCACGGCCCTGCGCCTCTACGAACAACCGGGCCTTTGGGCCGACTATCTCGGACATCCCATGGACGCCTTCCTCACCATCCGCACCCACTTCGCTGCTGCCCACCGACTGGCTCGACCGGAGCTCAGCCAGGAGGAGAACGAAGCGATCTACGGCAAGTGCGCCCGCCCCCATGGCCATGGCCACAACTATCTGGTGGATGTGACCGTGCGCGGTGAGATCGATCCCCGCACCGGCATGGTCTGCGACCTGTCGGCCCTGCAGCGGCTTGTGGATGATCTGGTGGTGGAGCCCTTCGACCACACCTTCCTCAACAAGGACGTTCCTTTCTTCGAAGAGTGCGTGCCCACAGCCGAGAACATCGCCCTGCACATCGCCGACCGGCTCTCCAGCCCGATCAAGGCCATCGGTGCCAGCCTGCACAAGGTGCGCTTGCAGGAAAGCCCGAACAACGCGGCTGAGGTCTATGCCGAAGCACCGCAGTTGGAGATGTCTCCTGCGGCTCTTGATGCAGTCGCGGCTGTCTGA
- a CDS encoding shikimate kinase, producing MADSTPNLKQRLGGRSLYLVGMMGSGKTSTGRPLAERLGYGFVDADAVIEQAAGCSIPEIFDRDGEAGFRGLESQVLSAISQRHSLVVATGGGVVTQPENWGVLHSGIVIWLDVVPDQLLQRLKADRTVRPLLKTADPEAVLDQLLNERRPLYGEADLTVVINDETPDVVADGILQLLPSLLKDPTQRRTD from the coding sequence ATGGCGGATTCCACCCCCAACCTCAAGCAACGTCTTGGCGGGCGCAGCCTTTACCTGGTGGGAATGATGGGCAGCGGCAAGACCAGCACGGGCCGCCCCTTGGCCGAACGCCTGGGCTACGGCTTTGTGGATGCCGATGCTGTGATCGAACAGGCGGCGGGCTGCAGCATTCCGGAGATCTTTGATCGTGATGGCGAAGCGGGCTTCCGCGGCCTGGAAAGCCAGGTGCTCAGCGCGATCAGCCAACGCCACTCCCTGGTGGTAGCCACCGGGGGCGGTGTGGTGACCCAACCGGAGAACTGGGGAGTGCTGCACAGCGGCATCGTGATCTGGCTCGATGTGGTTCCCGATCAGTTGCTGCAACGACTGAAAGCGGACAGAACCGTGCGGCCGCTTTTGAAGACCGCCGACCCTGAAGCGGTTCTCGACCAACTGCTGAATGAGCGCCGGCCCCTTTACGGCGAAGCCGATCTCACGGTGGTGATCAACGATGAAACCCCTGACGTGGTGGCCGATGGGATTCTGCAGCTGCTTCCGAGCCTGCTGAAAGATCCGACCCAACGCCGCACCGACTGA
- a CDS encoding chlororespiratory reduction protein 7 — translation MSDPLIRALDDYVVLEPGKPEQLLSAADTLTWLSGWLRSLDQLPADLADQPDVDAAAQRLIDTACDLEISPGVTLQWFAVRLEPPTA, via the coding sequence ATGTCTGATCCCCTGATCCGTGCCCTTGATGACTATGTGGTGCTGGAGCCCGGCAAGCCGGAACAGCTGCTCAGCGCTGCCGACACGTTGACATGGCTGAGCGGTTGGTTGCGCAGCCTTGATCAGTTGCCGGCCGATCTGGCGGATCAACCCGATGTGGACGCAGCGGCGCAGCGGTTGATCGATACCGCCTGTGATCTGGAGATCAGTCCCGGAGTGACCCTGCAGTGGTTTGCGGTGCGCTTGGAGCCGCCAACGGCTTGA
- a CDS encoding DUF6816 family protein: protein MERRMWMLLIGLTILLSGGPVWAQGSLEQRLNNWPDWSLPAPLPRPSNRDDLIYPDWFAGLWQVESMDLDAPDDPALLHQARFQTDRRGRLIGDRSFNATAIGRALLGDQLLGVEEDPDSANRQIARLKGDLYLETTVTGRRQESPNTDTFLADELVLQILHAPGPPRLSRIETLSRYSRCGEAICAEQWQGRYASPGESLRDQAIAQHHYQLRFTPLPGSAPSI, encoded by the coding sequence ATGGAACGGCGGATGTGGATGCTGCTGATCGGCCTCACCATCCTGCTCAGTGGTGGTCCCGTCTGGGCTCAGGGAAGCCTCGAACAACGTTTGAACAATTGGCCCGACTGGAGCCTTCCGGCACCGTTGCCGCGGCCCTCAAATCGGGATGACCTGATTTATCCCGACTGGTTTGCCGGGCTTTGGCAAGTGGAAAGCATGGATCTCGATGCCCCAGACGATCCAGCTCTGCTGCATCAGGCACGCTTCCAAACCGACCGGCGCGGTCGCCTGATCGGCGATCGCAGCTTCAATGCCACTGCCATCGGTCGCGCCCTGCTCGGCGACCAATTGCTTGGGGTAGAGGAGGACCCCGACTCCGCCAACCGCCAGATCGCCCGACTCAAAGGAGATCTCTATCTCGAAACCACGGTGACGGGCCGCCGCCAGGAGAGCCCCAACACCGACACCTTCCTTGCCGATGAATTGGTGCTGCAGATCCTGCATGCCCCCGGCCCGCCGCGGCTGAGCCGGATCGAAACCCTGAGCCGCTACAGCCGCTGCGGGGAAGCCATCTGCGCTGAGCAGTGGCAGGGCCGCTACGCCTCACCGGGCGAGAGCCTGCGGGATCAGGCCATCGCCCAGCACCACTACCAACTGCGCTTCACACCTCTTCCAGGGTCCGCTCCATCAATTTGA
- a CDS encoding glutathione S-transferase family protein, whose protein sequence is MLELHQFRHSAFCLKVRMVLQAKGLSFRTVEVTPGVGQVAVFRLSGQRQVPVLVDGEQVIADSSAIALHLNRREPDPALIPADPRQAAQVHLLEDWADSTLAMAGRSSLVQAAALDPELRVALLPDDLPDPVRSVMGVIPGGWVSNITELVNQKERTELLASLEQLAASVQASPWLVGDSLTLADIAVAAQLSLLRFPSSAGAALAGKGVPGLSDHPKLQPLFQWRDQLELKLMERTLEEV, encoded by the coding sequence ATGCTGGAGCTGCATCAATTCCGCCATTCCGCCTTCTGCCTCAAGGTGCGGATGGTGCTACAGGCCAAAGGGCTGAGTTTCCGCACCGTGGAGGTGACCCCTGGCGTTGGCCAGGTGGCCGTGTTCCGGCTGTCCGGGCAACGCCAGGTGCCAGTGCTGGTGGATGGGGAGCAGGTGATTGCTGACTCCAGCGCCATTGCGCTGCACCTGAATCGGCGTGAACCCGACCCCGCTTTGATTCCGGCTGATCCACGCCAGGCTGCCCAGGTGCATCTCTTGGAGGACTGGGCCGACAGCACCCTTGCGATGGCCGGTCGCTCGTCCCTGGTGCAGGCCGCGGCGCTAGACCCCGAGCTGCGTGTTGCCCTGCTCCCCGACGATCTTCCTGATCCCGTGCGTTCGGTGATGGGCGTGATCCCTGGCGGTTGGGTCAGCAACATCACCGAGCTGGTGAACCAGAAGGAACGCACCGAGCTTCTGGCCAGCCTGGAGCAGCTCGCCGCCTCGGTGCAGGCCAGCCCCTGGTTGGTCGGCGACAGCCTCACCCTGGCCGATATCGCTGTGGCCGCTCAGCTGTCGCTGCTTCGCTTCCCCTCGTCCGCGGGGGCGGCTCTGGCTGGCAAGGGTGTGCCCGGGTTGAGCGATCACCCCAAGCTGCAGCCGCTGTTCCAATGGCGTGACCAGCTTGAACTCAAATTGATGGAGCGGACCCTGGAAGAGGTGTGA
- a CDS encoding DUF751 family protein, with protein sequence MREFFLNVSRYPRYLVAFTLGVMNSVAEPLAARRSNPVTAVALIGALISGGISLTLVLRAMVNSAPMA encoded by the coding sequence ATGCGGGAGTTTTTCCTCAACGTCTCCCGTTACCCCCGCTACCTGGTGGCCTTCACCCTCGGGGTGATGAATTCCGTCGCCGAACCCCTAGCCGCGCGCCGGAGCAATCCGGTCACGGCCGTTGCCTTGATCGGCGCCCTGATCAGCGGCGGAATCAGCCTCACCCTGGTGTTGCGTGCCATGGTGAATTCAGCACCGATGGCGTGA
- the rbfA gene encoding 30S ribosome-binding factor RbfA: protein MAQGRRVERVAALIRKEVSELLINGIRDERVHQGMVSITEVEVSGDLQHCKIFVSVFGEAQERDQVLEGLQAASGFLRGELGRRLQMRRSPEVVFQLDRGLERGTSVLGLLNRLEDERQQRGEVPPGSDEEPGGDEQIGSDEQPNG, encoded by the coding sequence ATGGCACAGGGGCGTCGAGTGGAGCGGGTTGCCGCGCTCATCCGAAAGGAAGTCAGTGAACTCTTGATCAACGGCATTCGTGATGAACGGGTGCATCAGGGCATGGTGAGCATCACCGAAGTGGAAGTGTCTGGCGATCTGCAGCACTGCAAAATCTTTGTGAGCGTCTTCGGAGAGGCCCAGGAGCGCGACCAGGTGCTCGAAGGTCTTCAGGCCGCCAGCGGTTTCCTGCGGGGGGAACTGGGGCGGCGGTTGCAGATGCGTCGCTCCCCCGAGGTGGTGTTCCAGCTGGATCGCGGCCTGGAACGCGGCACCTCCGTGCTGGGGCTGCTGAATCGCCTTGAGGATGAACGGCAGCAACGGGGAGAGGTTCCACCAGGTAGTGATGAAGAGCCTGGCGGTGATGAACAGATCGGCAGCGATGAACAGCCAAACGGCTGA
- a CDS encoding glycoside hydrolase family 3 N-terminal domain-containing protein translates to MNSQTADHPVPDSLRRRVAELLVLRASGHLSDQQRRYPQWELPNSELQRLLQDGIGGVILLGGSAVELQQRTQQLQGWSDQRLLFCADVEEGVGQRFEGASWLVPPLALGRLYQRDPELALDLSERYGRCTGEQARRCGLNWVLGPVCDVNNNPENPVINVRAWGEDPNSGGALAVAFLKGLRQAGVLGCAKHFPGHGDTASDSHLDLPVLPHSRERLEQVELPPFSAAITAGVESVMTAHLVLPELDPQQPATLSKAVLTDLLRDQMGFNGLVVTDALVMEAISARHGAAEAAVLAFEAGADLILMPADADAAIDGLCAGFNSGRLPLERLEESLQRRADALASIPTGAPSGPIVTAADRALEAELVRHSVSIRGETVQANAGINLVRVDALLPGAAALSGWSPALRIPETQGFRSVVLHGEGLSPWSGQPNAPLALDRLGDGAVLLQLFLRGNPFRAGRDAREPWAAAIQQLVALNRLAGVVIYGSPYLWESLQAVLPSGCPAAYSAGQMQEAQHQVLTALFPTASPAGSGGAFTD, encoded by the coding sequence ATGAACAGCCAAACGGCTGACCACCCGGTGCCCGACAGCCTGCGGCGCCGGGTGGCTGAACTGCTGGTGCTGCGGGCCAGTGGTCATCTCAGTGACCAGCAGCGCCGCTACCCGCAATGGGAACTGCCCAACAGCGAGCTGCAGCGTTTGCTGCAGGACGGGATCGGCGGCGTGATCCTGCTGGGGGGCAGCGCCGTTGAGCTGCAGCAGCGCACCCAGCAACTGCAGGGCTGGAGTGATCAGCGGTTGCTGTTCTGCGCCGACGTGGAGGAGGGCGTGGGCCAGCGCTTCGAAGGCGCCAGCTGGCTGGTGCCGCCCCTCGCCCTCGGGCGCCTCTACCAACGGGACCCCGAGCTGGCCTTGGATCTGAGTGAACGTTATGGCCGCTGCACCGGCGAACAGGCCCGCCGCTGCGGCCTGAACTGGGTGCTGGGACCGGTGTGCGACGTCAACAACAACCCCGAGAACCCAGTGATCAATGTGCGGGCCTGGGGGGAGGATCCCAACAGTGGAGGCGCCCTGGCCGTTGCCTTCCTGAAAGGGCTGAGGCAAGCGGGTGTTCTCGGTTGCGCCAAGCACTTCCCCGGCCACGGCGACACCGCCAGCGACTCCCATCTGGACTTGCCGGTGCTGCCCCACAGCCGCGAACGTCTGGAGCAAGTGGAACTTCCGCCGTTCAGCGCCGCCATTACCGCCGGCGTGGAGAGCGTGATGACGGCCCACCTGGTGCTGCCGGAGCTGGATCCGCAGCAGCCAGCCACCCTCTCCAAAGCCGTGCTCACCGACCTGCTGCGAGACCAGATGGGCTTCAACGGTCTGGTGGTGACCGATGCCCTGGTCATGGAGGCGATCAGCGCACGGCATGGTGCAGCAGAAGCCGCCGTGCTGGCGTTTGAAGCCGGAGCCGACCTGATCCTGATGCCCGCGGATGCCGATGCCGCCATCGATGGCCTCTGCGCGGGCTTCAACAGCGGACGACTGCCCCTCGAGCGGTTGGAGGAAAGCCTTCAACGTCGTGCCGATGCCCTGGCCTCGATCCCAACCGGTGCCCCTTCTGGTCCGATCGTCACAGCAGCCGACCGGGCCCTGGAAGCGGAGCTGGTGCGCCACAGCGTGAGCATCCGTGGTGAAACAGTGCAGGCGAATGCGGGAATCAACCTGGTGCGCGTGGATGCGCTGCTCCCTGGCGCAGCCGCCCTCAGCGGCTGGTCACCGGCCCTGCGTATCCCCGAAACCCAGGGATTTCGCTCGGTGGTGCTGCATGGCGAAGGGCTATCGCCCTGGAGCGGCCAGCCGAACGCCCCTCTAGCGCTGGACCGTCTCGGGGACGGAGCGGTGCTGCTGCAACTGTTCCTGCGGGGCAACCCCTTCCGCGCCGGGCGGGACGCCCGGGAGCCCTGGGCCGCAGCCATCCAACAACTCGTCGCCCTCAACCGCCTGGCGGGGGTGGTGATCTATGGCAGCCCCTACCTCTGGGAGAGCCTGCAGGCCGTTCTGCCCAGCGGCTGCCCGGCCGCCTATTCCGCTGGCCAGATGCAGGAGGCCCAGCACCAGGTGCTCACCGCTCTGTTCCCCACCGCTTCGCCAGCGGGCAGCGGCGGTGCATTCACCGACTGA
- a CDS encoding glycosyltransferase — protein sequence MLSLSMIVRDEEARLGECLRSVQGFADELVVVDTGSTDATVSIAEAAGARVERITWPGDFAPARNQALDFLNGDWVLVLDADEQLRPEAIPALKALMAQPDVLVINLLRYEVGAAMAPYSSVSRLFRRHPSIQWSRPYHSMIDDSVRTLLETEPQWRIADCSEPAILHDGYRPELLAGSDKADRLRQAMEDDLRERPGDPYASAKLGGLLISEGKTDQAIPLLQSGLNQCDTANAERYELLLHLGLALTPSDPTQAVRCYRQALEIPLDTRVSLGARLNLAARLMEQGDLEEAISLTQTAAQRAPEVALAWYNLGLMQRRRGDLAAALEAYGRALALDPNNAACHQNNAVAQLLGGNIDAARSSFIRAISLLQAQGQSDAAEQLREKVQGVVKLNGEAVA from the coding sequence ATGCTCAGCCTCTCGATGATCGTGCGCGATGAAGAGGCGCGTCTCGGGGAGTGTCTGCGCTCCGTCCAGGGCTTTGCCGACGAGCTGGTGGTGGTGGACACCGGATCCACTGATGCAACGGTGTCCATCGCCGAGGCCGCCGGAGCTCGGGTGGAACGCATCACCTGGCCTGGCGACTTCGCACCGGCCCGCAACCAGGCCCTGGACTTTCTCAACGGTGACTGGGTGCTGGTGCTGGACGCCGATGAGCAGCTGCGCCCCGAGGCCATCCCGGCTCTGAAGGCACTGATGGCCCAGCCGGATGTGCTGGTGATCAACCTGCTGCGCTACGAGGTGGGAGCCGCCATGGCCCCCTATTCCAGCGTCAGTCGCCTGTTCCGCCGCCACCCCTCGATCCAGTGGAGCCGGCCCTACCACTCGATGATCGACGACAGCGTTCGCACCCTGCTGGAGACGGAACCCCAATGGCGCATCGCCGATTGCAGTGAGCCGGCGATCCTCCACGACGGCTACCGACCGGAACTGCTGGCGGGCAGCGACAAGGCGGATCGGCTGCGGCAGGCCATGGAAGACGACCTGCGCGAGCGCCCCGGTGATCCCTACGCCAGCGCCAAGCTCGGGGGGCTGCTGATCAGCGAAGGCAAGACCGACCAAGCCATCCCCCTGCTGCAGAGCGGTCTGAACCAATGCGATACGGCCAATGCCGAACGCTATGAGCTGCTGCTGCACCTGGGATTGGCCCTGACCCCCAGCGATCCCACCCAAGCGGTGCGCTGCTACCGGCAAGCCCTGGAGATTCCCCTCGACACCCGGGTGAGTCTGGGCGCCCGGCTCAACCTGGCGGCCCGACTGATGGAACAGGGCGACCTGGAGGAAGCCATCAGCCTCACCCAGACCGCCGCACAGCGGGCCCCGGAAGTGGCCCTGGCCTGGTACAACCTGGGACTGATGCAACGGCGGCGCGGCGATCTCGCCGCGGCCCTCGAGGCCTACGGCCGCGCCCTCGCCCTGGATCCCAACAACGCCGCCTGCCATCAAAACAACGCAGTGGCGCAATTGCTCGGCGGCAACATCGATGCCGCACGCAGCAGCTTCATCCGCGCCATCAGCCTGCTTCAGGCGCAGGGGCAGTCTGACGCGGCCGAACAGCTCCGGGAGAAAGTGCAGGGAGTTGTGAAGCTGAACGGGGAGGCTGTCGCTTGA
- a CDS encoding uroporphyrinogen-III synthase, which yields MSHPLQGRTVIVTRAADQQGAARQLLEQRGATVLDLPALVIGPPDHWGPLDDALEELESFHWLVFSSANGVQAVEQRLQRLGRCLARRPSSLKIAAVGRKTAQVLEELGASADFVPPSFVADSLIDHFPVSGWGLKMLLPRVQSGGRTLLADAFGEAGVRVVEVAAYDSGCPSAMPEHTAAALEEGSVDAIAFSSGKTAQHTAQLLEQRFGQNWAKRLEGVKVISIGPQTSRTCRQCFGRVDGEADPHDLEGLADACAQAMQTES from the coding sequence TTGAGCCATCCCTTGCAGGGCCGCACGGTGATCGTCACCCGCGCGGCCGACCAACAGGGGGCCGCACGCCAGCTGCTGGAGCAACGGGGTGCCACGGTGCTCGACCTTCCGGCCTTGGTGATTGGCCCGCCCGACCACTGGGGGCCCCTGGATGACGCCCTCGAGGAGCTGGAGAGTTTTCACTGGCTGGTGTTCTCCAGCGCCAACGGCGTGCAGGCCGTGGAGCAGCGGCTACAGCGCCTGGGCCGTTGCCTGGCCCGGCGCCCCTCCAGCCTCAAGATTGCGGCGGTGGGTCGCAAGACGGCGCAGGTGCTGGAAGAGCTGGGGGCGTCCGCGGATTTCGTGCCCCCGAGCTTCGTGGCCGACAGCTTGATCGATCACTTCCCGGTGTCGGGCTGGGGCCTCAAGATGCTGTTGCCACGGGTGCAGAGCGGTGGTCGCACCCTGCTGGCGGATGCCTTTGGGGAGGCCGGGGTGCGGGTGGTGGAGGTGGCGGCCTACGACTCCGGATGTCCCTCCGCAATGCCGGAGCACACCGCCGCCGCCCTGGAGGAGGGCAGCGTCGATGCCATCGCTTTCAGCAGCGGCAAAACTGCGCAACACACTGCACAGCTGCTGGAACAACGCTTCGGCCAAAACTGGGCCAAACGGCTGGAGGGCGTGAAAGTGATTTCGATCGGCCCGCAGACCAGCCGCACCTGCCGGCAATGCTTCGGCCGGGTGGATGGCGAGGCCGACCCCCATGATCTCGAAGGACTAGCCGACGCCTGCGCTCAGGCGATGCAGACGGAATCCTGA
- a CDS encoding SRPBCC family protein translates to MGRWLEHTVTTEVQAPAAKVWEVWSDLEAMPRWMRWIESVKPLEDPDLTDWTLAAQGFRFSWKARITQRVEAQQLHWESVGGLPTKGAVRFYSEADDRTVVKLSVTYELPRVLAPLMEPSILGGIVTKELQANLDRFRDLVEAGG, encoded by the coding sequence ATGGGACGCTGGCTCGAACACACGGTCACCACCGAGGTGCAGGCACCGGCCGCTAAGGTCTGGGAGGTCTGGAGTGATCTCGAGGCGATGCCTCGCTGGATGCGTTGGATTGAGTCGGTCAAGCCCCTGGAGGATCCCGATCTCACCGATTGGACCCTGGCGGCCCAGGGCTTTCGCTTCAGCTGGAAAGCCCGCATCACGCAGCGGGTCGAAGCCCAGCAACTGCATTGGGAATCTGTGGGTGGTCTGCCCACCAAGGGTGCGGTGCGCTTCTATTCAGAAGCCGACGACCGCACGGTGGTCAAGTTGAGCGTGACCTACGAATTGCCGCGGGTGTTGGCACCGTTGATGGAGCCCAGCATCCTGGGGGGCATCGTGACCAAGGAGCTCCAGGCCAATCTTGACCGTTTCCGTGACCTGGTGGAAGCAGGCGGCTGA
- the zds gene encoding 9,9'-di-cis-zeta-carotene desaturase, whose product MRVAIVGSGLAGLSAAVDLVDAGHEVNLYEARPFMGGKVGSWVDEGGNHIEMGLHVFFFNYANLFALMRKVGAFENLLPKQHTHLFVNKGGDLRELDFRFPIGAPFNGLKAFFTTPQLSWIDKLRNALALGTSPIVRGLVDYEGAMRTIRALDSVSFQDWFVGHGGSPESIRRMWNPVAYALGFIDCDAISARCMLTIFMMFAAKTEASKLNLLKGSPHRWLTGPIFDYIQQRGGKLHLRHRVKQVEFSEGEVPEITGLQLGTPEGDIRVEADAYLAACDVPGIQKLLPEAWNRYPQFEAIHHLEAVPVATVQLRYDGWVTELGDSQEAQRRDVATPTGLNNLLYTADADFSCFADLALASPEDYRKEGEGSLLQCVLTPGDPWIPKSVDEIVAHTDRQVRELFPSARNLKLTWSNVVKLAQSLYREAPGMEPYRPEQRTPISNFFLAGSYTRQDYIDSMEGATMSGHLAAAAILDRPVKLATNAAVA is encoded by the coding sequence GTGCGGGTCGCGATTGTTGGTTCCGGCCTCGCCGGCCTCTCCGCTGCTGTTGACCTCGTGGATGCAGGCCATGAGGTGAATCTCTACGAAGCACGTCCGTTCATGGGCGGCAAGGTGGGCAGCTGGGTGGATGAGGGCGGTAACCACATCGAGATGGGGTTGCACGTTTTCTTCTTCAATTACGCCAACCTCTTCGCCTTGATGCGCAAGGTTGGGGCCTTCGAGAATCTGCTGCCCAAGCAGCACACGCACCTGTTCGTGAACAAGGGTGGTGATCTGCGGGAGCTGGATTTCCGCTTCCCCATCGGTGCGCCGTTCAATGGCCTCAAGGCCTTCTTCACCACGCCGCAGCTGAGCTGGATCGACAAGCTGCGCAATGCTCTGGCCCTGGGCACCAGCCCGATCGTGCGTGGTTTGGTGGATTACGAGGGAGCGATGCGCACCATTCGTGCCCTCGACTCCGTCAGCTTCCAGGATTGGTTTGTGGGCCATGGCGGCAGCCCGGAAAGCATCCGGCGGATGTGGAACCCTGTCGCCTACGCCCTTGGTTTCATCGACTGCGATGCCATCTCCGCCCGCTGCATGCTCACCATCTTCATGATGTTTGCGGCTAAGACAGAGGCCTCCAAGCTCAACCTGCTGAAGGGATCCCCCCACCGCTGGCTCACCGGGCCGATTTTTGACTACATCCAGCAGCGTGGGGGCAAGCTGCATCTGCGCCACCGTGTGAAGCAGGTGGAATTCAGCGAGGGCGAGGTGCCCGAGATCACCGGCCTTCAGCTCGGAACGCCTGAGGGAGACATTCGCGTTGAGGCCGATGCCTATCTGGCGGCCTGTGACGTGCCGGGGATTCAGAAGCTGTTGCCCGAAGCGTGGAACCGTTACCCGCAGTTCGAGGCGATTCATCATCTGGAGGCCGTGCCAGTGGCCACGGTTCAGCTCCGTTACGACGGCTGGGTGACTGAACTGGGGGATTCCCAGGAGGCCCAGCGTCGGGACGTGGCGACTCCCACAGGTCTGAACAATCTTCTATACACCGCCGATGCTGATTTCAGCTGCTTCGCCGATCTGGCTCTGGCGAGTCCGGAGGACTACCGCAAGGAGGGAGAGGGTTCACTGCTGCAATGTGTGCTGACTCCGGGGGATCCCTGGATTCCCAAGTCGGTCGACGAGATCGTGGCCCACACCGACCGTCAGGTGCGGGAGTTATTCCCCTCAGCCCGCAACCTCAAGCTCACCTGGAGCAACGTGGTGAAGCTGGCCCAGTCGTTGTACCGGGAAGCCCCGGGCATGGAGCCCTACCGCCCCGAGCAACGCACACCGATCTCTAATTTCTTCCTTGCCGGCAGCTACACCCGCCAGGACTACATCGATTCGATGGAGGGGGCCACGATGAGCGGCCATCTGGCGGCGGCGGCCATTCTCGATCGGCCTGTGAAGCTGGCCACTAACGCGGCGGTGGCCTGA
- a CDS encoding iron-sulfur cluster assembly accessory protein, with the protein MTSTPDTAPAHTAKDGKGILITEPAMQQLAKLCGEQGDNQVLRVGVRSGGCSGMSYTMDFVPASDTLDDDETYEYVAADGQNFRVICDPKSLLYIYGMQLDFSTALIGGGFNFTNPNASQTCGCGSSFAV; encoded by the coding sequence ATGACTTCCACCCCCGATACTGCGCCGGCCCATACCGCCAAAGACGGCAAGGGCATCCTGATCACCGAACCGGCGATGCAGCAGTTGGCGAAGCTGTGTGGAGAACAAGGCGACAACCAGGTGCTGCGCGTCGGCGTCCGATCCGGGGGCTGCAGCGGCATGAGCTACACGATGGATTTCGTACCCGCCTCAGACACCCTCGACGACGACGAGACCTACGAGTACGTGGCCGCGGATGGCCAGAACTTCCGGGTGATCTGCGATCCGAAAAGCCTGCTCTACATCTACGGAATGCAGCTGGACTTCAGCACAGCCCTGATTGGTGGCGGCTTCAACTTCACCAACCCCAACGCCAGCCAGACCTGTGGCTGCGGCAGTTCCTTTGCGGTGTGA